One window of the Spirochaetota bacterium genome contains the following:
- the pdxA gene encoding 4-hydroxythreonine-4-phosphate dehydrogenase PdxA, translating into MQREVLKLGVTAGDPAGIGPEVALKAINALNDISIIPVLIGRSSVMEKNYPDLFSGYEIIGARHAMPPLVVGNKYLYDLPIDLPIPRPGAGTPDTGKESLGCIDAAIELWRAGAIDAVVTAPVSKSLIEKSGVHFTGHTEYIAEKIGEINPLMMMFSEKYRVLLASTHVPVSAIMEGLGLERLRAVIRAGYESIRSIDGGTVKLAVAGLDPHCGDDGAIGTFDRDVTALAVSAARQEGIPVDGPFAADTLFIPAVWERYSLVIAQYHDQGLIPFKMLAFDEGVNVTLGLSMVRTSVDHGTAFDIAGKDMARWSSMIEAIRLAKRLAK; encoded by the coding sequence TTGCAAAGAGAAGTTCTTAAGCTCGGCGTCACCGCGGGGGACCCCGCCGGTATCGGACCCGAGGTTGCCCTGAAGGCAATTAACGCGCTCAACGACATATCGATCATTCCCGTTTTAATCGGCCGTTCATCCGTAATGGAAAAGAATTATCCTGACTTGTTTTCTGGATATGAAATCATAGGGGCACGTCATGCCATGCCCCCGCTGGTAGTCGGGAATAAATACCTCTATGATCTTCCCATCGATCTCCCTATTCCCCGGCCCGGCGCCGGAACTCCCGATACCGGTAAGGAGTCCCTCGGCTGCATTGACGCAGCCATAGAGCTGTGGCGCGCCGGCGCGATAGACGCCGTGGTGACCGCTCCGGTGAGTAAAAGCCTCATCGAAAAATCAGGTGTTCACTTCACGGGCCACACCGAATACATCGCGGAAAAGATCGGGGAGATCAATCCGCTTATGATGATGTTTTCTGAAAAATACCGAGTGCTCCTCGCCTCGACCCACGTGCCGGTGTCCGCCATCATGGAGGGGCTCGGCCTGGAGCGGCTGCGCGCCGTGATCCGCGCGGGCTATGAATCGATCAGGTCCATCGACGGCGGCACGGTCAAGCTCGCCGTTGCGGGCCTTGATCCGCACTGCGGCGACGATGGCGCCATCGGCACTTTCGACCGCGACGTCACAGCCCTGGCCGTGTCAGCGGCGAGGCAGGAGGGGATTCCCGTGGACGGCCCCTTCGCGGCCGATACCCTCTTCATCCCTGCTGTGTGGGAGCGCTACAGCCTGGTCATCGCGCAGTACCATGACCAGGGCCTCATCCCCTTCAAGATGCTCGCCTTTGACGAGGGAGTGAACGTCACCCTGGGCCTCTCCATGGTGCGCACCTCCGTGGACCACGGCACCGCCTTTGATATTGCCGGGAAGGATATGGCCCGGTGGAGCAGCATGATTGAAGCGATCCGGCTGGCGAAGAGACTGGCAAAGTAG
- a CDS encoding polymer-forming cytoskeletal protein, which produces MAIAKASGDIANNVIGENSYFTGTFLINGSLRIDGRFEGKYLQAEQLYIGSTGKIRTNINAVSVIVEGLVIGNINASSRVLLMPTAKILGDIKTPELIIQNGVILEGRCTIANDLRSSAKDLIGAEYEKNKIIPEEFLAKRSS; this is translated from the coding sequence ATGGCTATTGCAAAGGCAAGCGGTGATATAGCGAATAACGTGATCGGAGAAAACTCCTATTTCACCGGGACCTTCCTGATCAACGGGTCGCTCAGGATTGACGGCAGGTTCGAAGGGAAGTACCTCCAGGCCGAGCAGCTCTACATCGGCTCCACCGGCAAGATCCGCACCAATATCAACGCCGTGTCGGTCATCGTGGAAGGGCTGGTCATAGGAAACATCAACGCCTCAAGCCGGGTGCTCCTCATGCCGACGGCCAAGATCCTCGGCGACATCAAGACCCCGGAACTCATCATCCAGAACGGCGTCATCCTCGAGGGACGCTGCACCATCGCCAACGACCTCCGCTCGTCGGCCAAGGACCTCATCGGCGCGGAATACGAGAAGAACAAAATAATCCCTGAGGAGTTTCTTGCAAAGAGAAGTTCTTAA
- a CDS encoding M23 family metallopeptidase, translating to MKQLSVCISLLLMLCPLAADAAVDRVTEIKNLVPGADTVKSLRNDIRKSIYVIKSRRPERELPELKFYTYSVKKEDTFWTILARSSQDMDTLLSVNGFSTPKDITPGRKIYIPNMRGVIARGDDAKGIAKMLRENQIRPEYVYRANRCRDYNKKFIFIPCGKISNLEKSLFLGTGFMYPLPSKGGPRLTSRFGKRRNPFNYRDVEFHSGVDVSCPRGSEVMAARDGKVIFTGFEGGYGKLVVVQHEHGYRSYYGHLSRPLVKPGDTVKRGAVIAYSGNTGRTTGPHLHFEVRRGDMAVNPGILLKD from the coding sequence ATGAAACAATTATCAGTATGCATATCACTCCTCCTGATGCTCTGCCCCCTGGCGGCGGACGCTGCCGTTGACCGGGTCACGGAGATCAAAAACCTGGTTCCCGGCGCCGACACGGTCAAGTCCCTCAGGAACGACATCAGGAAGAGCATTTACGTGATCAAAAGCAGGCGGCCGGAGCGTGAGTTGCCGGAGCTTAAATTCTACACCTATAGCGTGAAGAAGGAAGACACCTTCTGGACGATACTGGCCCGCTCCTCCCAGGACATGGACACGCTCCTTTCCGTGAACGGCTTCTCCACGCCGAAGGATATCACACCCGGGAGAAAAATTTACATCCCCAACATGCGCGGGGTCATCGCCAGGGGAGATGACGCGAAAGGGATCGCGAAGATGCTCAGGGAAAACCAGATCCGCCCCGAATACGTGTACCGGGCCAACAGGTGCCGCGACTACAATAAGAAATTTATCTTCATCCCCTGCGGCAAAATATCGAACCTCGAAAAATCGCTCTTCCTGGGGACCGGCTTCATGTATCCCCTTCCCTCGAAAGGCGGGCCCCGTCTCACGTCGCGTTTCGGCAAAAGGCGGAACCCCTTCAACTACCGCGACGTCGAGTTCCATTCCGGCGTTGACGTGTCGTGCCCCCGCGGCTCCGAGGTCATGGCCGCGCGGGACGGCAAAGTGATATTCACCGGCTTCGAGGGGGGATACGGCAAGCTCGTTGTGGTCCAGCACGAGCACGGCTACCGGAGCTACTACGGCCACCTTTCACGGCCCCTGGTGAAGCCGGGCGACACGGTGAAGAGGGGAGCCGTCATCGCCTATTCGGGGAATACCGGCAGGACCACGGGACCCCATCTTCACTTCGAAGTCCGCCGCGGAGATATGGCGGTTAATCCCGGCATACTCCTCAAGGATTGA